A region from the Nostoc punctiforme PCC 73102 genome encodes:
- a CDS encoding DUF2281 domain-containing protein, translating to MTIKEQITQELEKLPEPLLQEILDFVQFLQTKHQQHNILEITLMSESSLQKDWLKPEEEAAWQDL from the coding sequence ATGACAATTAAAGAACAAATTACACAAGAACTGGAAAAATTACCTGAACCACTGTTGCAGGAAATTTTAGATTTTGTTCAATTTTTGCAAACCAAACACCAGCAACATAATATACTAGAAATCACTCTTATGAGTGAATCATCGCTGCAAAAAGATTGGTTAAAACCAGAAGAAGAGGCAGCATGGCAGGATTTATAA